The following are encoded together in the Rhinopithecus roxellana isolate Shanxi Qingling chromosome 5, ASM756505v1, whole genome shotgun sequence genome:
- the ERH gene encoding enhancer of rudimentary homolog, whose amino-acid sequence MSHTILLVQPTKRPEGRTYADYESVNECMEGVCKMYEEHLKRMNPNSPSITYDISQLFDFIDDLADLSCLVYRADTQTYQPYNKDWIKEKIYVLLRRQAQQAGK is encoded by the exons ATG TCTCACACCATTTTGCTGGTACAGCCTACTAAGAGGCCAGAAGGGAGAACTTATGCTGACTACGAATctgtgaatgaatgcatggaag GTGTTTGTAAAATGTATGAAGAACATCTGAAAAGAATGAATCCCAACAGTCCCTCTATCACATATGACATCAGTCAGTTGTTTGATTTCATCGATGATCTGGCAGACCTCAGCTGCCTGGT tTACCGAGCTGATACCCAGACATACCAGCCTTATAACAAAGACTGGATTAAAGAGAAGATCTACGTGCTCCTTCGTCGGCAGGCCCAACAGGCTGGGAAATAA